The following nucleotide sequence is from bacterium.
TCGCATCTGGCTGGTTTCCACGCGCGTTGGTGGGGTGATGCACGGCTGAAGCAGAATCTCTGGATCACGAACAGTTCGGATCCGACCTACAGCAGCGGCCGTAGGCAGTTGCTCGAAGGCGTGCTGACGGCCGTCGAGGCCCGCCACGCAGACGTAACGCCTGGCATCGTGCTCGAGGCGGCGGCACTGATCATCGACCTTTGGGATCGGGTGACACCTTCGGCCACGAGCCCGCTGACTCTTTCTCATGGAGACTTTCGTCCCGGTCAGCTCTTCTTTGCCGGCGAAGAAGGTGGACGCTTCACCGTTTCGGACTGGCAGACCCTGTGTCTGAATTCGCCTGGTTCGGATCTCGCCAGAATCGTGGTCACGGGCCTGACCATCCGGCAGCGGCGTTCGATGGATCGATCGCTGGTCAGCCACTACCACGCAAGGCTCCTCGCTGGCGGCGTCCTCGATCTGGATCTGGACTCGCTCTGGTTGCTGCTCCGGCTGGCCGTCCTGGACATCCTCGTGACTCATCTGACGACCCTCCTGGTCGTCGACGCGAGAGGAGAGGAAGGGATTCTGCGTCTGGGCGATTCAGTCGATGAAGCTCTGCCGCGAGCGAAGCGTCTGGAGGTGTACTTCGCGCAGCTGGCCGCGGCCCTCGACGACTACGAGATCATTGAACTCATGCGTCGCCAGGGCAGGAGAGTCTGAAAGCCGCTCGTTGTACCCGCAGGATTCCGACGCGACCCTAAATACATAGTATTTTCCAATAGTTGCGTCACCTCTTGCCGATCGTTCGCAACCGATCCGAACCTCCGGGCCTTCCAGCGCCCAGCTGGAATTTCGCGGGCACCAGCAAGGATTCATAGAAGTATATTCTTGCATTCCTGTGTCATCTTGCACAAGAATAGATGCATGAGGACACCTGCTGAGGTCGAGCGCCCTGCGGGACCGGAACTCAGCCGCCGCGAACGTCGCAAGTTGGAGGTCCGGAGCCGGATTCTCGAGGCCGGCGTCGCGCTGATCGAGGAGATCGGCCTCGAGGCGACCCGGGTCGTGGAGATCTGCGAGCGAGCCGACGTTGCCCACAAGACCTTCTTCAACCATTTCACGTCCAAGCAGCAACTGCTGGACGAGATCGCGGAACGCGCGCTGAACGAACTGCTGGCGAATATCGAGCAGGCCCGCAAACAGCCCACCTCGACCCGCGGTCGGATCCAACACTTCTTCGAGAATCTCGCCCACAACCTGGACGAGGCAGGCCCGATGCACCGCGAGCTGATCGGCGAGATCGTGCGCATCATTCACGCAGCAGGCGATGAGCCCGAACAGGCGCGCAAGCTGCACGACGCGTTCGAGTCGATCATCTGCGAAGGCGCGGCTTCCGGCGACCTGGCCGACCTGCACGGCTTCGAAACACTGACCGAGATGCTGATGGGTGCCTTCTATGTGTTGATGTTCAACTGGGCGAACCTGGAGCACTACCCGGTGCGAGAGCGCGCGCTTGCCACCGCGAGATTCCTCGCGGATTCCATGACAATTCCAACGGAGGGTTGAAGACGATGGCTGGAAAGATCGGTGGAGTAGGAACCGAGATCTTTGCGATAGACCCGGGAATCCCCAACGGCTGGTTCGCCGTGGCCTGGAGCAAGGAGCTCGACCCGGGGCAGGTGAAACGCGTCTACTGCTTCGAACACGAGCTGGTGCTCTTCCGCGCTCGTTCGGGTCAGCCGAAGGTGGTCTCCGCCTACTGCCCCCACCTGGGCATCCACATGGGCAAGGGGGGCCGGGTCATGGGAGAAACCGTTCGTTGCCCCCAACACGGCTGGCAATTCGACGGAGACACCGGGAAGTGCACGGCCATCCCGTACTGCGACGAGATCCCGAAGCGTGCCTGTGTGAGAAAGTGGGACGTCGTCGAGCGCAATCACATGATCTTCGTCTGGCACCATGCAGAAGAAAAGC
It contains:
- a CDS encoding TetR/AcrR family transcriptional regulator, giving the protein MRTPAEVERPAGPELSRRERRKLEVRSRILEAGVALIEEIGLEATRVVEICERADVAHKTFFNHFTSKQQLLDEIAERALNELLANIEQARKQPTSTRGRIQHFFENLAHNLDEAGPMHRELIGEIVRIIHAAGDEPEQARKLHDAFESIICEGAASGDLADLHGFETLTEMLMGAFYVLMFNWANLEHYPVRERALATARFLADSMTIPTEG
- a CDS encoding phosphotransferase, which translates into the protein MFLDRDRHPSDGFCQGPDATLCGPSLEVAGIPIPKCHAAELDPGGGQFLLLLEDLSHCRLGRVGSAEDVELAVSHLAGFHARWWGDARLKQNLWITNSSDPTYSSGRRQLLEGVLTAVEARHADVTPGIVLEAAALIIDLWDRVTPSATSPLTLSHGDFRPGQLFFAGEEGGRFTVSDWQTLCLNSPGSDLARIVVTGLTIRQRRSMDRSLVSHYHARLLAGGVLDLDLDSLWLLLRLAVLDILVTHLTTLLVVDARGEEGILRLGDSVDEALPRAKRLEVYFAQLAAALDDYEIIELMRRQGRRV